A window of Aeromicrobium sp. Root236 contains these coding sequences:
- a CDS encoding ubiquinol-cytochrome c reductase iron-sulfur subunit has product MSDELDQVTHTEPVRDPGLPAHQYRPTDVDPVQELRAERQITAMFTVASLLLIGFCVGYIVIDKDETFLGWSAMNFTLGATLGGALLLMGVGIIQWAKKLMGDHEMVEMRHPAASTDEERAATLKELNDGINESGFGRRPLIRRSLFLSISFLALPTVIMLRDMGPLPYGHKNTVWKKGMRVVNDVAGTPIKPSDLQVGQLVNAEPAIMYEKDKDGEPVLHGTELLQEKSKAAVIVVRMKPEDITPSKGRENWGIDGILCYSKICTHVGCPISLWEQQTHHLLCPCHQSTFDLADNGKVVFGPAHRPLPQLPLALDSEGYLIAVSDFPEVVGPSYPELARDQKRLDDKS; this is encoded by the coding sequence ATGAGCGACGAGCTGGATCAGGTGACCCACACCGAGCCGGTCAGGGACCCGGGGCTGCCGGCACACCAGTACCGCCCGACCGACGTCGACCCGGTGCAGGAGCTGCGTGCCGAGCGCCAGATCACCGCGATGTTCACCGTGGCGTCGCTGCTGCTCATCGGCTTCTGCGTCGGCTACATCGTGATCGACAAGGACGAGACGTTCCTCGGCTGGTCCGCCATGAACTTCACGCTCGGCGCGACCCTCGGCGGCGCGCTGCTGCTGATGGGCGTCGGGATCATCCAGTGGGCCAAGAAGCTCATGGGCGACCACGAGATGGTCGAGATGCGCCACCCCGCCGCCTCGACCGACGAGGAGCGCGCCGCGACGCTCAAGGAGCTCAACGACGGCATCAACGAGTCCGGATTCGGCCGTCGACCGCTGATCCGCCGCTCGCTGTTCCTGTCGATCAGCTTCCTGGCGCTGCCCACGGTCATCATGCTGCGCGACATGGGCCCCCTCCCCTACGGCCACAAGAACACCGTGTGGAAGAAGGGCATGCGCGTCGTCAACGACGTCGCCGGCACCCCGATCAAGCCGTCCGACCTCCAGGTCGGCCAGCTCGTCAACGCCGAGCCCGCGATCATGTACGAGAAGGACAAGGACGGCGAGCCCGTCCTCCACGGCACCGAGCTGCTGCAGGAGAAGTCCAAGGCCGCCGTGATCGTCGTACGGATGAAGCCCGAGGACATCACCCCGTCCAAGGGCCGCGAGAACTGGGGCATCGATGGGATCCTCTGCTACTCCAAGATCTGCACCCACGTCGGTTGCCCGATCAGCCTGTGGGAGCAGCAGACGCACCACCTGCTCTGCCCGTGCCACCAGTCGACGTTCGACCTGGCCGACAACGGCAAGGTCGTGTTCGGGCCGGCTCACCGCCCGCTCCCCCAGCTGCCGCTCGCGCTCGACTCCGAGGGCTACCTGATCGCCGTGAGCGACTTCCCCGAGGTCGTGGGCCCCAGCTACCCAGAACTGGCCCGCGACCAGAAGAGGTTGGATGATAAGTCATGA
- a CDS encoding iron-sulfur cluster assembly accessory protein, which produces MTIETEQSTVETAPATGVTLSDGAAEKVSSLLAQEGRDDLALRIAVQPGGCSGLRYQLFFDERSLDGDQIFEFGGVNVVVDRMSLPYLGGATIDFVDTIEKQGFTIDNPMATGSCACGDSFH; this is translated from the coding sequence ATGACGATCGAGACTGAGCAGTCCACCGTCGAGACCGCACCCGCCACCGGAGTGACCCTGAGCGACGGCGCTGCCGAGAAGGTCAGCAGCCTGCTGGCCCAGGAAGGCCGCGACGACCTCGCGCTGCGCATCGCGGTGCAGCCCGGCGGCTGCTCCGGCCTGCGCTACCAGCTGTTCTTCGACGAGCGTTCGCTCGACGGCGACCAGATCTTCGAGTTCGGCGGCGTCAACGTCGTGGTCGACCGGATGAGCCTGCCCTACCTCGGTGGCGCGACGATCGACTTCGTCGACACGATCGAGAAGCAGGGCTTCACGATCGACAACCCGATGGCCACCGGCTCCTGCGCCTGCGGCGATTCGTTCCACTAA
- the ctaD gene encoding cytochrome c oxidase subunit I, with product MATTTAAFDDGSEALRAGTRERTLGQKVVTVLTTTDHKVIGNMYLFTSFAFFIIGGILALLIRAELAQPGTQIVDEETYNQLFTMHGTIMLLMFATPLFFGFGNAIMPLQIGAPDVAFPRLNMFSYWLYLFGSTIVVSGFFVPGGAASFGWFAYAPLSDAVNSPGIGGDLWVMGLWMSGLGTILGAVNFITTIFTMRAPGLTMFRMPIFVWNTLVTSILVIIAFPIFAAALLSLEADRRLGAHVFDAANGGPILWQHLFWFFGHPEVYIIALPFFGIITEILPVFARKPIFGYMGLVGATLMIAALSVAVWAHHMFVTGAVDLAFFSFMTFLIAVPTGVKFFNWIGTLWGGSLSFDTPLIFSLGFLTTFLFGGLTGVILASPTLDFQLSDSYFVVAHFHYVVFGTVVFAMFAGFYYWWPKLTGRMLDEKLGKIHFWLLFIGFHMTFLVQHWLGVEGFPRRYADYSPTDGFTTLNEISSIGAFLLGASTLPFFYNVWKSRKGPLVGLDDPWGWGRSLEWATSSPPPRHNFTSLPRIRSESPAFDLHHPEIARLELLENPGETSPIADAPDVEGKGQAAQDDTDGKGGH from the coding sequence ATGGCCACCACGACAGCAGCATTCGACGACGGTTCCGAGGCGCTCCGCGCAGGAACCCGCGAGCGCACCCTCGGCCAGAAGGTCGTCACGGTCCTGACCACGACCGATCACAAGGTGATCGGCAACATGTACCTCTTCACCTCGTTCGCCTTCTTCATCATCGGCGGCATCCTGGCGCTCCTGATCCGCGCGGAGCTGGCTCAGCCCGGCACCCAGATCGTCGACGAAGAGACCTACAACCAGCTGTTCACGATGCACGGCACGATCATGCTGCTGATGTTCGCGACGCCGCTGTTCTTCGGCTTCGGCAACGCGATCATGCCGCTGCAGATCGGCGCGCCCGACGTCGCGTTCCCGCGGCTCAACATGTTCAGCTACTGGCTCTACCTGTTCGGCTCGACGATCGTCGTGTCCGGGTTCTTCGTGCCCGGGGGAGCGGCGAGCTTCGGCTGGTTCGCGTACGCGCCGCTCAGTGATGCGGTCAACTCACCGGGCATCGGCGGTGACCTGTGGGTCATGGGCCTGTGGATGTCGGGCCTCGGCACGATCTTGGGTGCGGTCAACTTCATCACCACGATCTTCACGATGCGCGCGCCCGGCCTGACGATGTTCCGCATGCCGATCTTCGTGTGGAACACGCTCGTCACGAGCATCCTCGTGATCATCGCGTTCCCGATCTTCGCCGCGGCCCTGCTGTCGCTCGAGGCCGATCGGCGCCTCGGTGCCCATGTGTTCGACGCCGCCAACGGCGGGCCGATCCTCTGGCAGCACCTGTTCTGGTTCTTCGGGCACCCAGAGGTCTACATCATCGCGCTGCCGTTCTTCGGCATCATCACCGAGATCCTGCCGGTCTTCGCCCGCAAGCCGATCTTCGGCTACATGGGCCTGGTCGGCGCGACCCTGATGATTGCGGCGCTGTCGGTCGCGGTCTGGGCGCACCACATGTTCGTGACCGGCGCGGTCGACCTGGCGTTCTTCTCGTTCATGACGTTCCTGATCGCGGTGCCCACCGGGGTGAAGTTCTTCAACTGGATCGGCACGCTGTGGGGGGGATCTCTGTCCTTCGACACCCCGCTGATCTTCTCGCTGGGCTTCCTCACCACGTTCCTCTTCGGCGGCCTGACCGGCGTCATCCTGGCCTCGCCGACGCTCGACTTCCAGCTGTCCGACAGCTACTTCGTCGTCGCGCACTTCCACTACGTCGTGTTCGGCACCGTGGTGTTCGCGATGTTCGCCGGGTTCTACTACTGGTGGCCCAAGCTCACCGGCCGCATGCTCGACGAGAAGCTCGGCAAGATCCACTTCTGGCTGCTGTTCATCGGCTTCCACATGACGTTCCTCGTGCAGCACTGGCTGGGCGTCGAGGGCTTCCCGCGTCGTTACGCGGACTACAGCCCCACGGACGGCTTCACGACCCTCAACGAGATCTCGTCGATCGGCGCGTTCCTGCTGGGAGCCTCGACGCTGCCGTTCTTCTACAACGTGTGGAAGTCGCGCAAGGGCCCGCTCGTGGGTCTCGACGATCCGTGGGGCTGGGGCCGCTCGCTCGAGTGGGCGACCTCCTCACCGCCGCCGCGCCACAACTTCACGTCACTGCCGCGCATCCGTTCGGAGAGCCCGGCGTTCGACCTGCACCACCCGGAGATCGCGCGGCTGGAGCTGCTCGAGAACCCGGGGGAGACCTCGCCGATCGCCGATGCCCCCGATGTCGAGGGCAAGGGCCAGGCGGCACAAGACGACACCGACGGCAAGGGCGGTCACTGA
- a CDS encoding heme-copper oxidase subunit III, whose protein sequence is MGTIVWLSSELMFFAGLFAAYFTIRNISPNLWSQETAKLDVPFAAVNTTILVLSSVACQFGVFAAERGKPGRSGKLSQVKLWGMREWFVLTYLMGAIFIAGQATEYANLVTEHVTISSSPYGSLFYLATGFHGLHVVGGLIAFLLVIGRTFAARKFTHEQAISAIVVSYYWHFVDVVWVGLFATIYLIK, encoded by the coding sequence GTGGGGACCATCGTGTGGCTCTCCAGCGAGCTGATGTTCTTCGCCGGGCTGTTCGCGGCCTACTTCACGATCCGCAACATCTCCCCCAATCTCTGGAGCCAGGAGACGGCGAAGCTCGACGTCCCGTTCGCCGCCGTCAACACCACGATCCTCGTGCTGTCATCGGTCGCGTGCCAGTTCGGTGTGTTCGCCGCCGAGCGCGGCAAGCCCGGGCGCAGCGGCAAGCTCTCCCAGGTCAAGCTGTGGGGCATGCGTGAGTGGTTCGTCCTCACCTACCTCATGGGCGCGATCTTCATCGCCGGCCAGGCCACCGAGTACGCCAACCTCGTCACCGAGCACGTGACGATCTCCAGCTCGCCCTACGGCAGCCTGTTCTACCTGGCGACCGGATTCCACGGCCTCCACGTCGTCGGCGGCCTCATCGCCTTCCTGCTCGTGATCGGCCGTACGTTCGCGGCGCGCAAGTTCACGCACGAGCAGGCGATCTCGGCGATCGTCGTGTCCTACTACTGGCACTTCGTCGACGTCGTGTGGGTCGGGCTGTTCGCCACGATCTACCTCATCAAATAA
- the coxB gene encoding cytochrome c oxidase subunit II: MKLAVLAVAAVVLSGCSPVDDSDVKRLALPVEASDRSRTMWDVWLGAWIAVLVVFLLVFGLIVYSMIRYRRRSEDEVPVQIRYNLPIEALYTFAPVIIVAVFFFHTVTSQNEMLEKVKNPDHTVEVVGSKWQWAFNYLKEDATQRQDVYDIGTPEEPTELWLPVDESVRFNLVSPDVIHSFWVPEFYFKMDVVPGKINTFDMTPTREGVFTGRCAELCGLYHSRMIFKVHVVSKADYDAHLVELEKAGQKGAPKGAEEAHTIAGLNESGEG; encoded by the coding sequence ATGAAGCTGGCGGTTCTCGCCGTCGCCGCCGTGGTCTTGAGCGGCTGTTCCCCCGTCGATGATTCCGACGTCAAGCGGCTTGCGCTGCCCGTGGAGGCGAGCGACCGCTCGCGCACCATGTGGGACGTCTGGCTCGGCGCCTGGATCGCCGTGCTCGTGGTGTTCCTGCTGGTCTTCGGCCTGATCGTCTACTCGATGATCCGCTACCGCCGCCGCAGCGAGGACGAGGTACCGGTCCAGATCCGCTACAACCTGCCGATCGAGGCGCTCTACACGTTCGCGCCCGTCATCATCGTCGCGGTCTTCTTCTTCCACACCGTCACGTCGCAGAACGAGATGCTCGAGAAGGTCAAGAACCCCGACCACACCGTCGAGGTCGTCGGCAGCAAGTGGCAGTGGGCGTTCAACTACCTCAAGGAAGACGCCACGCAGCGCCAGGACGTCTACGACATCGGCACGCCCGAGGAGCCCACCGAGCTGTGGCTCCCGGTCGACGAGTCCGTCCGGTTCAACCTCGTGTCGCCCGACGTCATCCACTCGTTCTGGGTCCCGGAGTTCTACTTCAAGATGGACGTCGTGCCCGGCAAGATCAACACGTTCGACATGACCCCGACCCGCGAGGGCGTCTTCACCGGGCGCTGCGCCGAGCTCTGCGGCCTCTACCACTCGCGCATGATCTTCAAGGTTCACGTGGTCTCCAAGGCTGACTACGATGCGCACCTGGTCGAGCTCGAGAAGGCCGGCCAGAAGGGCGCGCCCAAGGGTGCCGAGGAAGCGCACACGATCGCGGGCCTGAACGAGAGCGGAGAAGGCTGA
- a CDS encoding cytochrome bc complex cytochrome b subunit: MSTTDEYTNIEETGFGKKSAGPVGWLDDRLGLAGASKRSHLLRKVFPEHWSFMLGEIALWSFIVLLLTGTFLTFWFQPSMAETTYNGSYTPLNGLEMSHAYASTLDISFDVRGGLLIRQIHHWAAALFVAAMIVHMLRVMFTGAYRKPREINWLIGISLMVLGLVEGFAGYSLPDDLLSGTGLRFVDGLLRSIPIVGSYLEYFIFGGEFPGDVIIPRLYMVHILLIPALLLALIGAHMILLVYHKHTQWGGPGRTEKNVVGYPMLPVYAAKAGGFFFVVFGFTALMGAMLQINPIWAYGPYNPSEVTAGSQPDWYMGFVEGAVRIMPNWESTFFNYTWSWNVFFPAAILPGLFLGVGAAWPFIEQWITGDKREHHLLERPRNAPFRTAFIVAAMTAYGVLWIGGGNDIIATKFHLSLNAITWFCRIGLFVLPYVAFKVTQRICIGLQRADANRILHGYETGVIERSPDGGFTERHAPLPVGSQYSLTNHDRLPVLEAPPETDDNGVAAPHGRMAKVRAKAREIYYRGAVDKPTVEDVHHAEEHLRDHDGHPVELGDEFQGVSETGVPRVH; the protein is encoded by the coding sequence ATGAGCACCACTGACGAGTACACCAACATCGAGGAAACCGGGTTCGGCAAGAAGTCCGCCGGCCCGGTCGGTTGGCTCGACGACCGTCTCGGTCTGGCCGGCGCCAGCAAGCGGTCGCACCTCCTCCGCAAGGTCTTCCCCGAGCACTGGTCGTTCATGCTCGGCGAGATCGCGCTGTGGAGCTTCATCGTCCTGCTCCTGACCGGTACGTTCCTGACGTTCTGGTTCCAGCCGAGCATGGCCGAGACGACCTACAACGGCTCCTACACGCCGCTCAACGGCCTCGAGATGTCCCACGCGTACGCCTCGACGCTCGACATCTCCTTCGACGTCCGTGGCGGCCTGCTGATCCGGCAGATCCACCACTGGGCCGCCGCGCTGTTCGTCGCCGCCATGATCGTGCACATGCTGCGCGTCATGTTCACGGGCGCCTACCGCAAGCCGCGCGAGATCAACTGGCTGATCGGCATCAGCCTCATGGTGCTGGGACTCGTCGAGGGCTTCGCGGGCTACTCGCTCCCCGACGACCTGCTGTCCGGCACCGGCCTCCGCTTCGTCGACGGCCTGCTGCGATCGATCCCGATCGTCGGGTCCTACCTCGAGTACTTCATCTTCGGTGGTGAGTTCCCGGGCGACGTGATCATCCCGCGCCTCTACATGGTGCACATCCTGCTGATCCCGGCGCTTCTGCTCGCGCTGATCGGCGCTCACATGATCCTGCTCGTCTACCACAAGCACACGCAGTGGGGCGGTCCCGGACGCACCGAGAAGAACGTCGTCGGCTACCCCATGCTCCCGGTCTACGCGGCCAAGGCAGGCGGATTCTTCTTCGTCGTGTTCGGCTTCACCGCGCTCATGGGCGCCATGCTGCAGATCAACCCGATCTGGGCCTACGGTCCCTACAACCCCTCAGAGGTCACCGCCGGGTCCCAGCCCGACTGGTACATGGGCTTCGTCGAGGGCGCGGTCCGCATCATGCCCAACTGGGAGAGCACGTTCTTCAACTACACGTGGAGCTGGAACGTCTTCTTCCCGGCCGCGATCCTGCCAGGTCTCTTCCTCGGTGTCGGCGCTGCCTGGCCGTTCATCGAGCAATGGATCACGGGTGACAAGCGCGAGCACCACCTGCTCGAGCGTCCGCGCAACGCACCGTTCCGCACGGCGTTCATCGTCGCCGCGATGACGGCCTACGGCGTGCTGTGGATCGGTGGCGGCAACGACATCATCGCGACCAAGTTCCACCTGAGCCTCAACGCGATCACGTGGTTCTGCCGGATCGGGCTGTTCGTCCTGCCGTACGTCGCCTTCAAGGTCACGCAGCGGATCTGCATCGGCCTCCAGCGGGCCGACGCCAACCGCATCCTGCACGGCTACGAGACCGGCGTCATCGAGCGGTCGCCCGACGGCGGCTTCACCGAGCGCCACGCTCCCCTGCCGGTCGGCTCGCAGTACTCGCTGACCAACCACGACCGGCTGCCCGTGCTCGAGGCTCCTCCGGAGACCGACGACAACGGTGTCGCGGCACCCCACGGCCGCATGGCCAAGGTGCGCGCCAAGGCGCGGGAGATCTACTACCGCGGCGCCGTCGACAAGCCGACCGTCGAGGACGTCCACCACGCCGAGGAGCACCTGCGCGACCACGACGGTCACCCCGTCGAGCTCGGCGACGAGTTCCAGGGCGTGTCCGAGACCGGTGTCCCCCGGGTCCACTGA
- a CDS encoding response regulator transcription factor, which translates to MSEHKPLRVLVYSDDRDVRAAVLAALGTRPHPDLPPFEYVECATEPVVFQHLDEGKIDLVILDGEAVPAGGLGIARQMKDEIYQAPPVLVLTGRPQDAWLATWSRAEAAVPHPIEPIRLAEVVIDLARGVLQPG; encoded by the coding sequence GTGAGCGAGCACAAGCCCCTACGTGTCCTGGTCTACAGCGACGATCGTGACGTCCGCGCCGCCGTGCTGGCGGCCCTCGGAACTCGCCCGCATCCCGACCTCCCGCCCTTCGAGTACGTGGAGTGCGCGACCGAGCCGGTCGTCTTCCAGCACCTCGACGAGGGCAAGATCGACCTGGTGATCCTCGACGGCGAGGCCGTGCCGGCCGGTGGCCTGGGCATCGCTCGCCAGATGAAGGACGAGATCTACCAGGCGCCGCCCGTGCTGGTCCTGACCGGACGGCCCCAGGACGCGTGGCTCGCGACGTGGTCGCGTGCCGAGGCGGCCGTTCCCCATCCCATCGAGCCGATCCGCCTGGCTGAAGTCGTCATCGACCTCGCCCGCGGTGTGCTGCAACCCGGCTGA
- a CDS encoding cytochrome c oxidase subunit 4 → MKAEYWTIIACGIFFAIVAPVYWVLTHDYTGTSALTMTFLLTALLGFYLGVVARQIPDRPEDRSDGEIADGAGEQGFFPPYSWWPLFCASALAIVVLGVVIGWWLFIIGAGLLSVAAIGWIFEYYRGIHAH, encoded by the coding sequence ATGAAGGCCGAGTACTGGACCATCATCGCGTGCGGGATCTTCTTCGCGATCGTCGCGCCCGTCTACTGGGTTCTCACGCACGACTACACCGGCACGTCAGCGTTGACCATGACGTTCCTGTTGACAGCGCTGCTGGGCTTCTACCTCGGTGTCGTCGCGAGGCAGATCCCGGACCGTCCTGAGGACCGCAGCGACGGTGAGATCGCCGACGGCGCCGGCGAGCAGGGCTTCTTCCCGCCCTACAGCTGGTGGCCGCTGTTCTGCGCCTCGGCGCTCGCGATCGTCGTCCTGGGCGTCGTGATCGGCTGGTGGCTGTTCATCATCGGCGCAGGCCTCCTCTCGGTGGCCGCGATCGGCTGGATCTTCGAGTACTACCGCGGCATCCACGCGCACTGA
- a CDS encoding c-type cytochrome, with translation MRKLSTRRRHPLAGIVVLLLALGVVGGVYVAVRPQPASAADTASKNDAEAGRKLFLVGCASCHGKNASGIETKRGGNYGPSLIGVGAAAVDFQVGTGRMPMAQSAPQAPAKDPEYTAEETRQLAAYVASLGAGPAIPDDEYTDISGKTVEQIREGGEFFRTNCTACHNSVGAGGALPGGKYAPRLDGVSAKHIAEAMMTGPQQMPVFSDDVITPEDKSNIIAYIKQVQNQPNYGGVAGGGLGPVSEGLITWLVGIGGLLIPAVWIGAHGARVKKK, from the coding sequence GTGCGGAAACTGTCCACCAGACGCCGGCACCCGCTTGCCGGCATCGTCGTTCTGCTCCTGGCGCTCGGCGTTGTCGGAGGGGTCTACGTAGCCGTCAGGCCTCAGCCTGCGAGCGCTGCCGATACCGCATCGAAGAATGACGCCGAGGCCGGTCGCAAGCTGTTCCTGGTCGGCTGCGCCAGCTGCCACGGCAAGAACGCCAGCGGCATCGAGACCAAGCGCGGCGGCAACTACGGGCCCTCCCTGATCGGCGTCGGCGCTGCCGCGGTCGACTTCCAGGTCGGCACGGGCCGCATGCCGATGGCGCAGTCGGCGCCCCAGGCTCCGGCCAAGGATCCCGAATACACGGCCGAGGAGACCCGGCAGCTCGCCGCCTACGTCGCGTCGCTGGGTGCCGGACCGGCCATCCCCGACGACGAGTACACCGACATCTCCGGCAAGACCGTCGAGCAGATCCGTGAGGGCGGCGAGTTCTTCCGCACCAACTGCACGGCCTGCCACAACTCGGTCGGCGCCGGCGGAGCCCTGCCCGGCGGCAAGTACGCCCCCAGGCTCGACGGCGTCAGCGCCAAGCACATCGCCGAGGCCATGATGACCGGCCCGCAGCAGATGCCGGTGTTCTCCGACGACGTCATCACGCCGGAGGACAAGAGCAACATCATCGCCTACATCAAGCAGGTGCAGAACCAGCCCAACTACGGCGGCGTCGCCGGTGGCGGCCTCGGACCGGTGTCCGAGGGCCTGATCACCTGGCTCGTCGGCATCGGCGGACTGCTGATCCCGGCGGTCTGGATCGGTGCGCACGGAGCGAGAGTGAAGAAGAAATGA
- a CDS encoding carbohydrate kinase family protein: protein MHLAITGSIATDHLMTFPGKFADSLVPDQLDKISLSFLVDDLDVRRGGCAANIAYALARLGHRALLVGAVGRDFEAEYRGWLDDAGVDTSGVLVSETRHTARFVCTTDTDLAQFATFYAGAMSESRDIDLFAVGQDFDLVLVGPDDPEGMLRHTRACRERGVPFAADVSQQLAFAEGDMIRDLIDGATYLFSNDYEAALIEQKTGWSSDDVQAHVKTRIVTRGKAGVTVYPADGAPIEVKAIEGVVAVDPTGVGDSFRAGFLAGIAAGLDFERSAQIGCTIAASVVETKGTQEYELDREGFLKRFGAAYGERAEAEVGAALSLA, encoded by the coding sequence GTGCACCTCGCCATCACCGGTTCGATCGCCACTGATCACCTCATGACCTTCCCGGGCAAGTTCGCCGATTCACTCGTGCCGGACCAGCTCGACAAGATCTCGCTGTCGTTCCTCGTGGACGACCTCGACGTACGCCGTGGGGGGTGCGCCGCCAACATCGCGTACGCGCTCGCCAGGCTCGGCCACCGCGCGCTGCTCGTCGGCGCGGTCGGCCGCGACTTCGAGGCCGAGTACCGCGGCTGGCTCGACGACGCCGGGGTCGACACCTCGGGCGTTCTCGTGTCCGAGACCCGCCACACGGCCCGCTTCGTGTGCACGACCGACACCGACCTGGCGCAGTTCGCCACGTTCTACGCCGGCGCGATGTCGGAGTCCCGTGACATCGACCTGTTCGCCGTCGGCCAGGACTTCGACCTCGTCCTCGTCGGCCCGGACGACCCCGAGGGCATGCTGCGCCACACGCGCGCCTGCCGTGAGCGCGGTGTGCCGTTCGCCGCCGACGTCTCGCAGCAGCTCGCGTTCGCCGAGGGCGACATGATCCGCGACCTCATCGACGGTGCCACCTACCTGTTCAGCAACGACTACGAGGCGGCGCTGATCGAGCAGAAGACCGGCTGGTCGTCCGACGACGTCCAGGCCCACGTCAAGACCCGCATCGTGACGCGCGGCAAGGCCGGCGTGACGGTCTACCCCGCCGACGGCGCCCCCATCGAGGTCAAGGCCATCGAGGGTGTCGTCGCGGTCGATCCGACGGGCGTCGGCGACAGCTTCCGCGCCGGATTCCTCGCCGGCATCGCGGCCGGACTCGACTTCGAGCGTTCCGCCCAGATCGGTTGCACGATCGCCGCGAGCGTCGTCGAGACCAAGGGCACGCAGGAGTACGAGCTCGATCGCGAGGGCTTCCTCAAGCGCTTCGGCGCGGCCTACGGCGAGCGGGCCGAGGCCGAGGTCGGCGCCGCGCTCTCACTCGCGTGA
- a CDS encoding Ig-like domain-containing protein — translation MKDLRLPAALVCAALVSLSACTADGVKDAITPDKPKDPVTLTANVPQKAADVHVDTVVAVKAAHGAITSAVLASDDGKSKVSGRVAGDSWLASQRLEPGTAYTLRVRGKGEDGKPKGIVRHFTTQALTLQQQTYPSVAPLQGETVGVGMPVIVTFDVPVKNRALFERNMSVQSTPAVNGSWTWFSDREAHFRPRTYWPAHARVKVNLRLNGLPAGGGIYGQQDQLIDFKVGSQRISIVDVAKHRLKYTVDGKTENTIPVTTGDNGHRTREGTKIIMEKFSSIDMDAATTGVDSEDPGYYNISDVRWAMRLTNSGEFLHAAPWSVASQGRANVSHGCTGMSTANASWLYHHSRRGDVVRYIHSPRSLEDRNGWTDWNVSWATWLKGSALHQA, via the coding sequence GTGAAGGATCTTCGTCTGCCGGCCGCGCTCGTGTGCGCGGCTCTTGTGAGCCTGTCCGCCTGCACCGCTGACGGGGTCAAGGACGCCATCACGCCTGACAAGCCCAAGGATCCGGTCACCCTGACGGCCAACGTGCCGCAGAAGGCGGCGGACGTGCACGTCGACACGGTCGTCGCGGTCAAGGCGGCGCACGGGGCGATCACGAGCGCGGTGCTGGCCAGCGACGACGGCAAGTCCAAGGTCTCGGGCCGCGTCGCCGGCGACTCGTGGCTGGCGAGCCAGCGTCTCGAGCCGGGCACCGCCTACACCCTGCGCGTCCGGGGCAAGGGCGAGGACGGCAAGCCCAAGGGCATCGTCCGCCACTTCACGACCCAGGCGCTCACCCTCCAGCAACAGACCTATCCGTCCGTCGCACCGCTGCAGGGCGAGACCGTCGGGGTCGGCATGCCGGTCATCGTGACGTTCGACGTACCCGTCAAGAATCGCGCGCTGTTCGAGCGCAACATGAGCGTGCAGTCGACTCCCGCCGTCAACGGGTCCTGGACGTGGTTCTCCGACCGTGAGGCGCACTTCCGACCACGGACCTACTGGCCCGCGCACGCGAGGGTCAAGGTCAACCTGCGGCTCAACGGGCTGCCGGCCGGTGGCGGCATCTACGGCCAGCAGGACCAGCTGATCGACTTCAAGGTCGGCAGCCAGCGCATCAGCATCGTCGACGTGGCGAAGCACCGGCTCAAGTACACCGTCGACGGCAAGACCGAGAACACCATCCCGGTGACGACGGGTGACAACGGACACCGTACCCGCGAGGGCACCAAGATCATCATGGAGAAGTTCTCCTCGATCGACATGGACGCGGCCACGACGGGTGTCGACTCCGAGGACCCGGGCTACTACAACATCTCCGACGTACGTTGGGCGATGCGCCTCACGAACTCCGGCGAGTTCCTGCACGCCGCGCCCTGGTCGGTCGCGTCGCAGGGCCGCGCCAACGTCAGCCACGGCTGCACCGGCATGAGCACCGCCAACGCGAGCTGGCTCTATCACCACTCGCGCCGCGGCGACGTCGTCCGCTACATCCACAGTCCTCGCTCGCTCGAGGACCGCAACGGGTGGACCGACTGGAACGTGTCCTGGGCGACCTGGCTCAAGGGCTCAGCACTCCACCAGGCCTGA